CAGCTGGCTTAGCATCCATCGTACGGGCAGATACGCATAAACAGAGTtataaaagggggggcacacaaatttgcacaatgaggagttaaaaaagaaaaaacattgCAACGTTTTGTAAGTTTTCCTATGATTTCTCCTCTCAACACACACCTTTCTGTGCACTtctttgttccccttttcagcTCACACTCTGAATTTACAAACGCGTGCTAATCGCGAAGCTGTAAGAAGGGGCAGTCCATGTTGTAGACGTCTTCGCCTTTTTGCTCACAATGAGTGGGGTACACGCAGATCCACCCACAGAggggcacacaaatgggcgctttcttcttcttcacctcctctTTATACCCTCGGAAAATATTTCCCCACGCAGGGGTCAgttattcttccccttgaTGTTATTATACGTGAGGAACTCAATATTGTCgtctgcaaaatggggggaaattttccatttggaggAAATGTGCAGAGGTAAGAAGATATGTGCACAAAATGCGCAGCCCAGTATTCACGCAGGCGGGCCGCTCTCCCCAGGGAGGacgctttttcttttcccgcTTGCCGAAATTGTTCTTCATGGACTCCATGTAGTTATCATCCTTCAGcgaaatttcctttttggcttTGTTGATGATGTAGATCGTGTCCTTAATGTACTTGTAGATGACGTCCAGCTTTCGGAGGATATCCTGCCGTTGGAGGGGCGCACAATAAGTGTGCGAAGTGACACGAGCAGGATTTCTATCTGCTCACCAAACGGTGAAGGACGCTGAGGTGATCTTGTCCCCCACGTAGTACACCGACAAGGTAGAAAGCCCCTCATTGTTACCTCCTCCAAATTCTTAAAATCGGCTGTATCGATGAACTGCGTGTCTTCCATTATATCCTGTGgtttgttcttcttttctaGTTTGCTTTCATCGaaagaaggggggaaaaaaaaacccatgGACGTGTGAATTGCTAAGCAGCGAAATGATGTGCAGTAGCGGCAACATGTAGAGTGCTGTCCGGTATGCACCCCTATGGGGGTAACTTCTAATGATCGCTCTCTCTTGagtactttttttcctcgtcCTTCTTAACGTTGTAATGACGCAGCTCCGGTAggaatgaagaaaaacgaCTCAAAAAATTATCGACACATGAAATTATCTTATAGAGGAGCAGTGCATTTTTGTtgtgttcatttattttttccttgaGTTGTTCCGCtatctccttttccttttttaagacTCCTTCTGAGGTCTCAACGAGATTTTTGTactccttttctttatccTGCGTGGGTGTAATGACCGCATAGAGTTGGGTGCCAACCAAAGGGggatggggggaaaaaaaaaaaaaaaaacacaacgAAGAGGAGAGCGATTCAACGAAGAGAAGAGCAATTCCGTACCATTAGGGCTAAGTTATACTTCTCCTCCGTGTCTTTTATCTTAGCCTTTATGATATTTATCTTTGCCTTAagactttccttttttttttttataaactcgCGCGAGCTGAATATCGTTTCCAGCCTGTCGAACATGTCCAGCTGGACGAACTCGGCTGagttttctttaaatttgcTCAGAAAGCTGAGGCACTTTTCCCCTGAGCGGTTGTCACGTGTGTTTGTGTGAAAAGTGTGTATAAATTGTGCGTACATTGTAGGGTGTCACTCATTTGTCGTGCGATCTTCGGTTAACTGCTCATCGGGGCACGGGACGAGGTACGCTCCAAGGAGAGTAGGAGATTCTTTCATGCCGTTTAGTTCACGTTTGGCTTTTTATCCGTTCCGCGCCTTTTACACGTTCCCTTTCGCCAATCGCGGCAGCCTCTTCTTACTCTCCACCAGGTCGTAGTCTGCCTTCTTTATCCGCTCGTGCATGTCCGCAATGGCCACCTTAAACTTGTTAATCTCCAAAtcgtacatttttatttttttctccttgttttttattttctcctccagAATTACTTGTCTGTCGTAGTTGTCCTGCAAGGCgaatgtgtgtgtgggggcaGTTCGTGTGCACCTTTTTGTCCCGCCACTTCGGTCCATTTGCGCccattcgttcgttcgttcgttcgtatGTTTGTATGTTTGTAtgttctgtttttttttttttttttcttttcccaccTTCGTAGCCATTTGGTACTCCTTTATCATCTTTTCGCGGCTTTCATTGTGCACCTTTTCCTTAAAGCTGTTTAGGGGGATTTTCAAACCGGAGGAAGCGACGTTGGGCAATTATGCCTCGTGGGTGATTAAGATGCCCCTGTGCGTGCGTACAAACGGGCAGGCAGATACATACGCACTTACGTAGCCACTTACACACCCATATATACAATATGTGCAGGCCGCGGGACCACACCCACACGTCTGGCGAATCGAACCTAAAGTAACTCTCCTTCTCCTGGAGAACCTTCTTAATATCCGCGTGCTTCCCGCTCAggtctttatttttgcgcCTTAAATCCTACGAAGAGGGGCACGCATACGCACGCAGTTACTCTGCTGGAAATGCCGGTTTCGCGTGGGATCCCTCTTCCCAGTGAGTTTACCCTCAAatgtaatttcttttttatcaacAGGGGGATGTCCAGGTTTTTATTGATGGACGCGGAGATGTCTATGTCCTCTGCATTTTGCTCCTTCAGGTTTTCCATTTCGTCagcccttttttgtttgcaGGAGGGGTTAAAGAGTTAGCACATGGTTGGGCAAAAGCGAATTGGGTGAAAAATGGGCCGTAAATGGGCAGTAAATGAGCGGTAAATGGGCGGCAAAATGGTAGTAAAATTGGCAGTTACGTGGAAAGTAACGGGCACGCCTACGAACATACCCGCGCGCATACTTCACGCCGAAGCGCCCGTCCCACTGCGTCAACCTCGCCTCGTACAATCTCCCTTCGCGCAAAGTTTCCCcgaacttatttttttttttttgcgcaaaataaatccaaattttttgcaaaatcgTTCACTTTAAAAGGTTCCCCCTTGCCGTTAATCAGAAAAGACGTTTGCGTCTTATGTGTATAATCGCGCCAGCTGCGATGACGTCTGTCACGTTAAGCTGAAATGGAGAAATTTGCTCTCTTAgggtttccttttccctgcTCAATaactttttccccttatgtTTACACCTTTTACCAGATGAGGCATGACAAAATGGCTTTACCTGCACGTGCAGtgtaaaattttccttttttttttgacgccGATTTGTTCGCTGAACTTTGGAATGAGACCATATGGGGATAATTCCACTATGCCAGGGGCAGATATAGACATtcgcgggaaaaaaagacgCAAAGAACAACAAGTGACATTTTTGCCAAGGAGACaatcagaaaaaaaggcgaattTGATGgccataaaaatattgtgctgaatttttttttttttctccctaaaaaaatgtggatgaaaaaacgtcatttttttttctcatatgCATGGGAgtgcatatacataatttttggCCATAAACAAAATAGACTACTGCACGTGCGCAGAATTTATTACGAACGTTGGCCAGTCGACTGTTACGCTGAACTCtaatgtgtaattttttaaggaCATGAGGAATTGGGATAGtgatgaaaggaaaaaaaacttttttttatttttttttcgttttttttcttttttttgtttttttttcctttttttttgttgcgaTGGTTACACGTGTTGTCTAGTGAAAAATTACTTGCGTCATGCGGGCGCTGGCgtgattttttctttttcctcactCCCCACGTTTTCCAGGCCACCCCCCTCACCCAACCGCAGTGGCAAACCATGCACAGCGAATTGGGCGATAATTAACCCGGTccctgttccttttttttaagcgcaTTTGTCTATGTGTGCCTTTGTGATTAATTAAAACCGTCATGATGAATGTCTCCTCTCCAAaattggaattttttttttcttctttcttgtAACTCCATGAAGGGTAGTATTTAATCAAATTAGTAGTTATTATCAACTGTTGGGTCTATTAATATTTGTGAATATAAACGAATGCATCTTGTTAACTGATTCGTTTGTTTCCGTTTCCGTCTCTTTCTTTGTCCCAGCAACTATGGAACAACCTTCTCTTTATCTCATTTTATGTTTAATAATTAGTTTTTATTAGTTTCCATTAGTTTCTGTTAGTTTCTATTAGTTTCCATTAGTTTCTATTTGTTTCTATTAGTTGCCATTAGTGTCCACCTTAGCCGCATGTTTGTGCATGTACCTGTGTGAATATGTGCACCTTCACATTTGTAGACGCCCGCGCGGTCGACTTAATCGGTGTGGAATAATGCTGGTGGGTGGAGCTCCGCGCAGGTCGTTCTCCGCCCCCCGCCGCGTCCACGCGCGTCCCACTTAATTAATTGTATTCATTCAGTTTGCTCCGCTTGGCCAAGCTAACTCGCAATCGCAAACGCAgacgcagaagaagaagcatttACTTAACCGAcggtatttaaaaatgtttctgATAAACCACAAAATAATCATCTTCAAGTTGatctttttttcctgcatTCTTCAGAAAAGTAAGCAGAGTAATTTTCCACCCCAAGAGGATGTGTGTTGTGTGAGGAGACGGGTGTGGGGGGGAATGTAACATCTCTCCTCGAACCTACACCGCCGCATAAATCTGCGCGCTTGTCTGTATGCATCATTTTGGccacccccctccccccgcagatgTATACTGCAATGATACTGCCCTGAGGAATccgattttaaaaaaggtaacGCTCCGGGCGGCGCGGCGGAGGAGCAGGCGCGgatgcacatgcacatgcagatgatgatgaagatgacCAATGGGATTGCGCCAGTACACCGCACCGTGGTGGTATGCATAACAGTAGAAACACACAAAATatctgattttttttttttcccccttttgcaactTGGCCTTCTCCCGGACGCAGCTCTTCAAGGACACGAAAGGTATAGCTCCAAATGGGGGACACACCGATCTGCGTGCGGCTGAAGTTGAAAAGGCGTCCACGAGGGAGCGGCGCGCACGCAGAAACGTTTGTGTAGCGCCACATTGCTGACTGCATATTGCCCACGTCACACTGCTAACTTCACATGGTGCGACCCCCTCCCGACTTCCCCCTCGCAGAACCGCAGGGAAATACGCTAGTTCAGAGGTACTCCTACGGAGGATTTTTAAATCTGCAGAAGCTCCTGTCCAACGCGAACATAAACTTGGTACAAGACATCGGCACACAGAAGAGCGTCTCCAGCTTGGTAGCCAAGTTGAGGGAATTCAGAAAGTACAACGAAAATGTATATGAAAAGTTTTCCAATTCGTGTTCTACCTTTGTTGAGAAACTGTATACAGAGACGTACCTTAACATAGATAAATCGCTAGCGCAGATAAACGAGCTGCTAATAAAAGAGGTGAAACATCTGTTGCTCACCAAAAGTGACATGATCACAGATGAAGGGAAAGCTAAAGAagaaagatttaaaaaaaatctggtGGACAAATTGTATGAAGAATTTCTACAACAAGAAAAATCGGAGAAAGGTGAAAATACGTTACTGtactttaacaaaattaatatggCTTCTAAATTTAGAAAGTTCTTTGACCTCTACTCAATTGATGATCCTGAGGCTAATGAAATTATCCTCAGTTTGATTCAAACTGATACATCTAATATAAAGGTGGATCACAAATCGGTGCTTAAAAGCTTTGATGATATATTAAATTCGACGAAACCTCACGTATTTCtgaaatcttttttttctggaaATGAAGAAGTCGTTAATGACTCCTTTTTGAGGACCTACTGGATGTGTCTAAAGAATCTGCACCAATATTTTAAGTCCTACAATTCGCACGTGCTGCCAGTACTAGGGGAGGatttcaaaaatgtgattTTCAAATATCTGGACGATGTGGTATGCAACAATAAGGCGAAGATGATTCAGGATGACCAGGCAAGCTACTTCTTAAACatacaccatttttttgacaCCTTCGTAACTCTCATCGTATCGAAGGTGCACAACTCCAAGGTTaccattttaaatgaaaatggaaTTCTTATATCCATTCGAATTAACACCCTACCGGATAAGACCATTCAGCTTGTTTCTACCAAGTATTACTCCGGCACGCTCATACCGCATAGAGTTTTCGACGACGTTACGTACCTGTTGGTGCACGAGGACTTCCCCATCTTGGAGCACCTCCACAATTTTGAAATCACCACGATAAGTGCGGACGGCGCGTCGATGCATTCATCGGACAATAAGTACAGCCTTATGAACGAAAGTAAGTCGTCGCGCGGGGGGGTCACTCCGAATGGGTCTGCACATCCGCGGTGTGGTTGCTCTCTGGGAAGTAGTACTACTTATGATCCGTTATATGGTCCTTTTTGCCCCACTCCGCTTCGCAGGCGTGAAGATTTCCTCCGTGACCTCCCAGGAGAACGAAGAAATTACAAAGTGCATTAAAGAGGAACTCCACCACAGCtcgaagaaaaaggaaaaaaccaGCAGCAGTTACTACAAATCAGTAGGGGACATCCTGGCCAAGTACAGTGGACGAAACAAAATCACGAAGAATGACATCTACCTGTTGCTGCTCAACATGGTTAGGGGCAATTTGACCAACCTGAGTCTCCTATTTTCACTGGAGATAATTAACTACCTCGATGAATACTGTGAGGATGTGGAGTTGGACGACGAGGAGTTAGAAGACATCCACTCTGGGGATCCCCACTTGGGGAGAGACATCCCTGGAGATCAAAgcaggaaagaaaaaaaacacaaaatgtattataacgATGTCGGATTCAACTTCCCCCAGTCGGATAAGCGCGAATTGGAGGAAGATAGCTTGTATAGCGGTTCGATGGAAAATGTGTCCTATaatcaattttatgaaaaccCAAAGTTGAAGGGCCTATACGACTCAATCTCTAACATTAGTGCACCCCCAGATGCGGATGTTAGCAACTTAAAGGCCACTGCCAGGCAGACCTTATCTTCAGACGAAATGAATTTCAAAATGATGTCATCTCTCCATTCCTCCAGTTATAAAGCGTCCCATCCggatatgaaaaaaatgttttctcCGTATGAGGAATCGCAGGGGGGGGCATCCTTCCCAAGCTTATCCTCCTTATCGAGCATCCCACAGGGTAACTCCCTTGACGACATGCCTGATGCCTCTTCACAAGCGTCTACTTCAAATTTGAGCAAAAGCTCATCCAGGTCTTTTCCCAATTTGTCGAAGCAGTGGGCGAGCGAGTCGTCCCCCGATTTGTCCCCCGATTCGTCCTCCGATTCGTCCTCCGATTCGTCGTCCAGTGGTTCGCCCAATGTGTCGCCCCATTTGTCTACCAGCAGCATGGCCGACGGGGCGAGCGACAGCGCAACGCAGGCGGGGTCCAACCTGAGCCTTGAACAAGATGGGGAATACTCATCCAGATGGAGCatgcgaaaggggggggaagaccaTTTAGGGGAGGGTTCCCACTCTGGAAGAACCTCCCCTTCGTACGCCTCAAGTATggcgtcttcctcctctgggagaagcacaccaTCCGAATCGCTCGAGTTCGCGACGGCGAGTTCATCCATGGAGAGTCTTTACAAAGATGTGAATGAGGAGCCATTCGGAGATAAGCCATCTAGTAAGTACTCTTCAATGTCCAGCTTGTCCGAAAATCGACGAATGAGCAGCAGTTTAGGCAGCTTTACAGAAGGGGAAGATCCATACGATTCGAGAAACGACCTGAAGTGGAAAAGTCTGGACAAATTCTCCACCCTTAGCATACCCAACTTGCGAAGCGAAAATAGTGACAGCACAAATGAACAGGAAAATTACGAGCGAAACAACAAAGAAATAACCAACAACGCGTGGTACCTCAGAACCATAtgcaggaagaagaaaatcatggaaaaggaaaaattaaaaagcgtGAAGGAACTGAAGAACGACTTGCTACGAACAAAGTAcagcgtttttaaaaaaaatgtcttgTTCCTTAATGaggcaaatttgaagaatattttcGAATCTACCTTCTTCGATTCGGTCCAAATGAAGAATGCCATCATCAGGATCATGTCTTCCTACGAGATAGACAACCTGCAGAGCATTTTAAATGTCAATATGAGTGATTTAAATACCCACTTTTTCCACTTGcgtaatatttttctaaataaaaaaaaggttttatccttcttcaatttgaatACAAGTCAAAATGTGATTAGCAAAATTGAGACGAAGTTTTACTCCGTGTTCACCACGGTGTGGTTCCACTACACGAACTATTTGTGGAAAGTTTTAGACATTTTTGGAGTTCCCGAATTGCGCCTCCTCTCCAGTATGTATCATTCGCTAGTCATGACCAACAGAGATGAGAATCACCTGAATCTGTTAAACTATTTTGGGTTCACAGATGTGTTTATGATTTATTTGCTGGTTATACGGTTGAGGAGGAACGTCTACTACATTAACCAGAATAAAGCTTTCGATGTTCAGAACGCGTCTTTGTTGAAGGTGGACCCTCTGCACATTGCCCGCGGGTACAACGGGTACTTCTACGTCTTCAGGAATAACTGCGGCGCGAAATTTTTGAGCACCAACTTGGACAGCAAGAACAAAATCGACGCCGGGTTTGGCCTCCACTTTTACGCGGTTAAGAGTATTGGTAAGTCGGGGGGGGGTTCCATCCTCCGCGACTGatatatacaaatgtatTCTCCCTACTCCGCTTCTCATGCTTAGAAGTGTATTCTCCCTGCTCCGCTTCTCATGCTAAGAAGTGtattttctcccctccttATAACCGCCTTTCCCTCATGACCGCCTTTCCCCCATGACCGCCTTTCCCCCATGACCGCCTTTCCCGCCGCCCGACCGCAGACAAGTCCATCTTCAGCGCCAGCCACT
The DNA window shown above is from Plasmodium vivax chromosome 9, whole genome shotgun sequence and carries:
- a CDS encoding hypothetical protein, conserved (encoded by transcript PVX_091295A) produces the protein MHERIKKADYDLVEREKCLSFLSKFKENSAEFVQLDMFDRLETIFSSREFIKKKKESLKAKINIIKAKIKDTEEKYNLALMDKEKEYKNLVETSEGVLKKEKEIAEQLKEKINEHNKNALLLYKIISCVDNFLSRFSSFLPELRHYNVKKDEEKKYSRESDH